A DNA window from Brassica napus cultivar Da-Ae chromosome C1, Da-Ae, whole genome shotgun sequence contains the following coding sequences:
- the LOC106375787 gene encoding 31 kDa ribonucleoprotein, chloroplastic: MASSILTSTLKPLAMADSSSSTRLSHPSLSTIHSSKTRCFSSFSLLSGRTNLPLSFSHLSLSLNSKTHLKKSTFVSSVAQTSDWAQQDGEESGDVSASVAVEESEPEATFSEEEGDASEGGGGDFPEPPEEAKLFVGNLAYDVDSQALAMLFEQAGTVEIAEVIYNRETDQSRGFGFVTMSTVEEAETAVEKFNRYDLNGRALTVNKAAPRGSRPERQPRVYEPAFRVYVGNLPWDVDNGRLEQVFSEHGKVVEARVVYDRETGRSRGFGFVTMSNETELNDAIAALDGQNMEGRAIRVNVAEERPRRF, from the exons ATGGCTTCTTCAATACTGACCTCAACCTTAAAGCCTCTAGCCATGGCGGATTCCTCCTCTTCCACTCGTCTCTCCCATCCTTCACTCTCCACTATCCACTCTTCCAAAACTCGCTGCTTCTCTAGTTTTTCTCTCCTCAGCGGACGCACTAACCTCCCCTTGTCTTTCTCCCACCTTTCCCTCTCTCTCAACTCCAAAACCCACCTCAAAAAATCCACCTTTGTCTCCTCCGTCGCCCAGACTTCTGATTGGGCTCAGCAAGACGGGGAGGAAAGCGGAGACGTGAGCGCTTCGGTCGCCGTTGAGGAGAGCGAGCCTGAAGCGACGTTTTCTGAAGAGGAAGGAGATGCGAGCGAAGGTGGAGGAGGCGATTTCCCGGAGCCACCGGAGGAAGCGAAGCTCTTCGTTGGAAACTTGGCGTACGACGTTGATAGCCAAGCCTTGGCTATGCTCTTCGAGCAAGCTGGTACTGTTGAAATCGCCGAG GTTATCTACAATAGGGAGACCGATCAGAGTCGTGGATTTGGATTTGTGACTATGAGTACCGTCGAAGAAGCTGAGACTGCTGTTGAGAAGTTTAACCGTTAT GATCTGAATGGACGGGCTTTGACTGTTAACAAGGCAGCTCCAAGAGGCTCACGTCCAGAACGTCAGCCTCGGGTGTACGAGCCTGCATTCAGAGTCTACGTGGGAAACCTACCGTGGGATGTGGACAACGGTCGTCTAGAGCAAGTTTTCAGTGAGCATGGCAAAGTTGTGGAAGCTCGTGTGGTTTATGACCGCGAGACAGGCCGTTCACGTGGATTCGGGTTTGTCACAATGTCTAACGAGACTGAACTCAACGACGCTATCGCTGCTCTTGATGGACAG AACATGGAGGGTAGAGCTATCAGAGTGAATGTAGCGGAGGAGCGCCCAAGGCGATTTTAA